The Caldicellulosiruptor changbaiensis genome has a segment encoding these proteins:
- a CDS encoding glycogen/starch/alpha-glucan phosphorylase, translating to MIGGIAGLSKDELKEKIKNDFQRKIISLFAIDPKEATTYQQYLALGEVIKEYSFERWLKTNKHYKQNDVKQVYYFSIEFLLGKLLVNNLINLGIRDVCKEALNELGLSLEEIEEAEREPGLGNGGLGRLAACFLDSMASMGLPGHGNGIRYRYGLFEQKIQNGYQVEVPDNWLSEEYVWEVKRSYRACVVKFGGTVRFDIVDGKLKAFHENYEPVWAIPYDIPIIGYGCNTVNTLRLWSAEPFENVFDFASFSRGDYIKAVEYRYMVQSITQVLYPDDTNEQNRILRLKQEYFFVSAGVQSIIRTFKKRGKPIYELPNYVMIQINDTHPALVIPELMRILIDEEGLGWEEAWEITTNTVAYTNHTIMAEALEKWPIDMVRTLLPRIYTIIEEINRRFCSEMLEKTNGDWQKVCNVAIIQDGQINMAHLAVIGSSSVNGVSKLHTEILKNEVLKCFYTLYPEKFNNKTNGITHRRWLVEANPDLARLISETLQTDRWIKEPMLMLKFKDFADDKLTQELCSNIKFNNKVKLAKYIKDKYNIVVDPRSIFDIQAKRLHAYKRQLLNALHILHLYNMLKENPSLDIYPRTFIFAAKAAPGYILAKKIIKLINSIAEKVNKDPDVKDKLKVVFLENYCVSLAEKIIPAADVSEQISTASKEASGTGNMKFMMNGAITLGTLDGANVEIKEAVGDENIVIFGLLAEEVLDYYKNGGYSSSQLYQKDLRIRKLIDQLIGNFFDVPKDEFMDIYNHLITYNDEYFVLKDFDSYHEAQMKIDKLYRDTRRWRKMMIINIGSSGIFSSDNTIQKYADEIWHIKRIEIPD from the coding sequence ATGATTGGTGGAATTGCAGGACTTAGCAAAGATGAACTCAAAGAGAAGATAAAGAATGATTTTCAGCGAAAGATAATTTCACTTTTTGCCATAGACCCAAAAGAAGCAACAACATACCAGCAGTACCTTGCGCTTGGTGAGGTTATAAAGGAATATTCATTTGAAAGATGGCTAAAAACAAATAAACACTACAAACAAAACGATGTTAAACAAGTTTACTACTTTTCTATTGAGTTTTTGCTTGGCAAACTTCTTGTTAACAATCTAATCAACTTGGGAATTCGTGATGTGTGCAAAGAAGCACTAAATGAGCTTGGACTTTCACTTGAAGAGATTGAAGAGGCAGAAAGAGAGCCGGGCCTTGGAAATGGAGGCTTGGGCAGACTTGCTGCGTGTTTTTTGGACTCAATGGCTTCAATGGGTCTTCCCGGTCATGGAAATGGTATTAGATACCGCTATGGTCTTTTTGAGCAGAAGATTCAAAACGGGTATCAGGTGGAAGTACCTGACAACTGGCTTTCAGAAGAGTATGTGTGGGAGGTAAAAAGAAGCTATAGAGCCTGCGTTGTAAAGTTTGGTGGAACAGTGCGTTTTGACATTGTTGATGGAAAACTGAAAGCCTTCCATGAAAACTATGAGCCTGTATGGGCAATCCCTTATGATATCCCTATAATTGGTTATGGTTGTAACACTGTTAATACGTTGAGGTTATGGAGTGCTGAACCTTTTGAAAATGTATTTGATTTTGCATCGTTTTCAAGAGGTGATTATATAAAGGCTGTTGAATACAGGTACATGGTACAATCTATAACTCAGGTTTTATACCCTGATGATACAAACGAACAAAATAGAATTCTTCGTTTAAAACAGGAATACTTCTTTGTGTCAGCCGGGGTTCAAAGTATTATCAGGACATTCAAAAAAAGAGGAAAGCCTATATATGAACTTCCAAACTATGTAATGATACAAATCAACGACACACACCCAGCACTTGTCATTCCAGAACTTATGCGAATCTTGATTGATGAAGAGGGTTTGGGCTGGGAAGAGGCGTGGGAGATTACTACTAACACTGTTGCATATACAAATCATACAATAATGGCTGAAGCTCTGGAAAAGTGGCCAATTGACATGGTAAGGACCCTTCTTCCAAGAATATATACAATTATTGAGGAAATCAATAGAAGATTCTGCAGTGAAATGCTTGAAAAAACAAATGGCGATTGGCAAAAAGTTTGTAATGTCGCTATAATCCAAGATGGTCAAATAAACATGGCACACCTGGCTGTTATTGGCAGCAGCTCTGTAAATGGCGTTTCCAAACTTCATACAGAGATTTTGAAAAATGAAGTTTTAAAATGTTTTTACACGTTATATCCAGAAAAATTTAATAACAAAACAAATGGTATTACCCACAGAAGATGGCTGGTTGAAGCAAACCCGGATTTGGCAAGACTCATCTCTGAAACTTTGCAGACAGACAGATGGATAAAAGAGCCCATGCTTATGCTAAAGTTCAAAGACTTTGCAGATGACAAACTCACCCAAGAGCTATGTAGCAACATTAAATTCAACAACAAGGTAAAGCTTGCAAAGTATATAAAAGACAAGTACAACATAGTTGTTGACCCACGTTCAATCTTTGATATTCAGGCAAAGAGGCTTCATGCCTACAAACGCCAGCTTCTAAATGCACTGCACATTTTGCATCTTTATAATATGTTAAAGGAAAATCCTTCTTTGGATATCTACCCTCGCACATTTATCTTTGCTGCAAAAGCAGCACCTGGTTATATCCTTGCCAAAAAGATTATAAAACTCATAAATTCCATCGCTGAAAAGGTCAACAAAGACCCAGATGTAAAAGACAAGTTAAAGGTTGTATTTTTAGAAAACTACTGTGTGTCGTTGGCAGAAAAGATTATTCCTGCAGCTGATGTCTCAGAGCAAATCTCAACAGCTTCAAAAGAAGCATCTGGTACTGGCAATATGAAGTTTATGATGAACGGAGCAATTACCTTAGGAACTTTGGATGGTGCAAATGTTGAAATAAAAGAAGCTGTGGGTGATGAGAATATCGTGATATTTGGACTTTTGGCAGAAGAGGTTCTGGACTATTACAAAAATGGTGGATACAGTAGCTCTCAGCTTTACCAGAAGGATTTGCGAATTAGAAAACTCATTGACCAGCTGATTGGAAACTTCTTTGATGTGCCAAAGGATGAGTTTATGGACATTTACAATCACTTGATAACATACAACGATGAGTACTTTGTACTGAAGGATTTTGACTCTTACCATGAAGCTCAAATGAAGATTGATAAGCTTTATAGAGATACAAGGCGCTGGCGAAAAATGATGATAATCAATATAGGTAGCTCTGGAATCTTTTCAAGTGACAATACAATTCAAAAATATGCTGATGAAATTTGGCATATAAAAAGAATTGAAATTCCAGACTAA
- a CDS encoding SGNH/GDSL hydrolase family protein, giving the protein MLIEKGSKLLFIGDSITDCGRARPVGEGLHWNNLGSGYVSLVSAQLLSKYPESKIRVINMGVGGDTVRHLKARWQTDVLDLKPDWLSIMIGVNDVWRQFDNPLIPECHVYLDEYKSTLDDLINLTKPNLKGLVLMSPFIIEDNKEDAMRKKMDEYRFAMKEIAQKHGAIFVDVQEAFDRFLKYYHSYALALDRIHPNLTGHMIIANAFLKAIEF; this is encoded by the coding sequence ATGTTAATTGAAAAAGGCTCAAAACTTCTTTTTATTGGTGATTCTATCACAGACTGTGGAAGGGCAAGACCAGTTGGCGAAGGCTTGCATTGGAACAATTTGGGCAGCGGGTATGTTTCTCTTGTTTCAGCTCAGCTTCTTTCAAAGTATCCTGAAAGCAAAATAAGAGTTATAAATATGGGTGTTGGAGGAGATACAGTAAGGCATCTCAAAGCGCGCTGGCAGACAGATGTTTTAGATTTAAAGCCAGACTGGCTTTCTATAATGATTGGTGTAAATGATGTTTGGAGACAGTTTGACAATCCACTTATTCCAGAGTGTCATGTGTATTTAGATGAGTACAAATCTACCTTGGATGATCTTATAAACTTGACCAAGCCAAACTTAAAAGGGCTTGTTTTGATGTCACCATTTATTATAGAGGACAACAAAGAGGATGCAATGAGAAAGAAAATGGATGAATACAGGTTTGCAATGAAAGAAATAGCACAAAAACATGGTGCCATTTTTGTGGATGTTCAAGAGGCTTTCGATAGATTTTTAAAATACTATCATTCATATGCACTTGCGCTTGACAGAATCCATCCAAATCTCACAGGCCATATGATTATTGCCAATGCGTTTTTAAAGGCTATAGAGTTTTAA
- a CDS encoding ROK family protein, whose protein sequence is MYYIGIDLGGTNIAAGIVDEEGKIIKKGAVPTGAHRHYSEILKDMADLSLNLVKECGLSLDDIHSVGIGSPGTPDNEKGMILYSNNIAFLNVPMREEIQKYIPKPVNIENDANCAAYGEYIAGGAKGTRISVTITLGTGIGGGVIIDGKIYTGAHHAGAELGHMVICVDGEQCTCGRKGCWEAYASATALIRMTREAAARDINGTIMKLVGGDISKIDAKTAFDAKRMGDSVGAAIVDKYVKYLAEGLVNVCNIFEPEVICIGGGVSKEGEYLLGPVREYVYEKFYCKQITPPKIIPAVLGNDAGIIGAAFLAKQI, encoded by the coding sequence GTGTATTACATAGGAATTGACCTTGGGGGAACAAACATTGCAGCAGGAATTGTTGATGAAGAAGGGAAAATCATAAAAAAAGGGGCTGTTCCGACAGGTGCGCACAGGCATTACTCAGAGATATTAAAAGACATGGCAGATCTGAGTTTAAATCTTGTAAAAGAGTGTGGGCTTTCTTTGGATGACATTCACTCAGTTGGTATTGGAAGCCCCGGCACACCTGACAATGAAAAAGGAATGATTCTCTATAGCAACAACATTGCTTTTTTGAATGTTCCTATGAGAGAAGAGATTCAAAAATACATTCCAAAGCCTGTTAACATAGAAAACGATGCAAACTGTGCAGCATATGGTGAGTATATAGCAGGTGGTGCAAAAGGCACAAGGATTTCTGTTACAATCACATTGGGAACTGGCATTGGCGGGGGAGTTATAATCGATGGAAAAATATACACTGGGGCACATCATGCAGGTGCAGAGCTTGGGCATATGGTTATTTGTGTTGATGGTGAACAGTGTACATGTGGTAGGAAAGGGTGCTGGGAAGCGTACGCATCTGCAACAGCTCTTATTCGAATGACAAGAGAGGCTGCTGCAAGGGATATAAACGGCACTATCATGAAACTTGTAGGTGGCGATATTTCTAAGATTGATGCAAAAACAGCTTTTGATGCAAAGCGAATGGGAGATAGCGTTGGTGCAGCAATTGTTGATAAGTATGTAAAATATTTAGCAGAAGGGCTTGTAAATGTTTGCAATATATTTGAACCAGAGGTAATTTGTATTGGCGGAGGAGTTAGCAAAGAAGGTGAATACCTGCTTGGACCGGTAAGAGAATATGTTTACGAAAAATTCTATTGCAAGCAAATAACACCTCCTAAAATAATTCCAGCTGTCTTAGGAAATGATGCAGGTATAATTGGTGCTGCGTTTTTGGCAAAGCAGATTTAA